One Phoenix dactylifera cultivar Barhee BC4 chromosome 8, palm_55x_up_171113_PBpolish2nd_filt_p, whole genome shotgun sequence genomic window carries:
- the LOC103699758 gene encoding 2-keto-3-deoxy-L-rhamnonate aldolase-like, with product MQECGTYQATNVYREANYVADWVASFAAHHSGGDPPSLTPSRFKKQNGSGDDVFAHLFAASLDPDSAPLSPKLRILKSCLIAGEILYGLFLLSSSPTLAEIACLAGYDYVVVDMDDGSGGIAEVFPCLRALAASRTPAILRLPELSAAWAKKALDLGPQGLMFPMIESPGAAELAVSFCRFPPHGVRGSAHTMVRASAYGIDNGYLARVDEELLVMCQVETAAGLVKIEAITGVEGVDVVQMEPLDLSASMGYLWDPRNRKVRDAMKEAERKMLGMRNKLSAAKGGDAGERGPYLGGLAMPHDRAENMKMRGYHMVMGAVDVEIFWQAAVEDVRRWRSAKVDIGEETRK from the exons ATGCAGGAGTGTGGTACCTATCAAGCCACAAATGTCTACAGAGAAGCAAACTACGTTGCTGATTGGGTTGCTTCATTTGCAGCTCACCACTCTGGAG GTGATCCCCCCTCCCTAACCCCCTCCAGATTCAAGAAGCAGAACGGCTCCGGCGATGATGTCTTCGCCCACCTCTTCGCCGCCTCCTTGGATCCCGACTCCGCCCCCCTCTCCCCCAAACTGCGGATCCTCAAGTCCTGCCTCATCGCTGGCGAGATCCTCTATGGCCTCTTCCTCCTGAGCTCCTCCCCGACCCTCGCCGAGATCGCCTGCCTCGCCGGCTACGACTACGTGGTCGTCGACATGGACGACGGCTCTGGCGGCATCGCGGAGGTCTTCCCCTGCCTCCGCGCCCTCGCCGCCTCCCGCACCCCAGCCATCCTCCGCCTTCCGGAGCTCTCCGCCGCCTGGGCCAAAAAGGCCCTCGATCTTGGCCCCCAGGGCCTCATGTTCCCCATGATCGAGTCCCCCGGCGCCGCCGAGCTCGCCGTCTCATTCTGCCGTTTCCCGCCGCATGGCGTTCGCGGGTCCGCCCACACAATGGTGCGCGCCTCCGCCTACGGCATCGACAACGGCTACCTAGCGCGGGTTGACGAGGAGCTACTGGTGATGTGCCAGGTGGAGACGGCGGCGGGGCTGGTGAAGATCGAGGCGATCACCGGCGTCGAGGGGGTCGACGTGGTGCAGATGGAGCCGCTGGATCTGAGCGCGAGCATGGGGTATCTGTGGGATCCTAGGAACCGGAAGGTGAGGGATGCGATGAAGGAGGCGGAGAGGAAGATGCTGGGGATGAGGAACAAGCTGTCGGCGGCAAAGGGCGGCGACGCTGGCGAGAGGGGACCGTATTTGGGGGGGCTTGCGATGCCGCACGATCGGGCGGAGAATATGAAGATGAGAGGATATCATATGGTAATGGGGGCAGTGGATGTGGAAATTTTCTGGCAGGCGGCGGTGGAGGACGTGCGGCGGTGGAGGAGCGCAAAGGTGGACATTGGGGAGGAAACGAGAAAATGA